The sequence GCGGTTCCGGGTCATGCACGGGTGCAGCAGGTTGCCGTTGGGCTTGAGATAGACCGATTGCCCGGGATAATACTGGCTGTGCCACTGATGCAGAATCTGGCCCGCGTTGTTGATCAGGAAAATGTTGGTGTTGTGTTTGGGCGCCAGCAGCGTGTAGCCGTTATACGCCTTGGGGGAATTGATGAATACACCCACGGTCTGGCCGGGGTTGGGTGACGCCGGTGTCTTGTTATGCTCGGCCATACGACCGCCGCCGCCGCGCCGCTCGCCACCACCCGCGCCACCTTGTCCGCCGGGAGCACTGCGCCGCCCCTCACCGTTCGGGGCACCTTGACCAACCTGGGCGACCTGGCGCTCCGCGCGCTGGCCACCGGCTTGATTATCCGGGGGGGCCGGCTGGTTATCGAGGTTGGCATCCGTGGGACGTTCCATGCCGCGTTGGGCAGGCGCGGTTTGCCGCGGCGAGTTTTGCCCGGCTGCCTCACTGGTTTCGCCCACGGTGTAGCGGGTATGCGACACGCTGAGATCGGCGGTGGCCAGGATGTTGTCCTTGATGGCGGCGAGCAGGGTTTCGTAAGTGACATCGGATTTGGAGTTGAGTTGCGGCGGCGCGGACAAGGCATACACGGTGAACACATACGTTCGCGCCCCCGGCCCCCCGGAGTGCGGCGGGGAATAGGCGGCGTGATTGCCTCGGGTGCTCACGCCCAAAGTCCCAATGCCTTTGACCGCCTTGGGAAGACTTTTGAGGTTGGCAGGAATGTTGTAGAGAATCCAATAGCTCATCGTCTGCCCGCGATTGGTGTGATGCATGATGAGCGCGAAGCTCTTGGTTCCGGCCGGTGCGCCGGACCATTCAAGGGGTGGCGTGGCGCCTTCGCCGTCACCGGTGAACTCCTTTGGCATAGTGCCGCCATCCGTCATCGCCGGACTGCGCAGCATGAATGAGGCGCTGGGTTTGCGAATGATCACGCCTGTATCGGCGCGGTCGGGAGGTTGCACTTCCGTTCGAGGCGCAGGGGTTCCTTGGCTGGGGGCAGGCGAGCTGTTGTTTGCGCCCTCCGATCGCTGCGGTGACCGCATCTGTTTCATGAGTTGCTGCTGGTCGGGCGTGAGAATCTTGTCCAGCTTCGCTTTGGCCTCGGTCTCCAGGTCCATGAGTTGCTTTTGCTGATCGGCGGTCAGGTTCAGTTGTTCCTGGGCGCGCGGAGGCAACAGGCGAAATCCGCTTTGCCCTCCCGCGCCACCGCCACCACCCTGACCGGCGCGCGCTGGCCGTTCGTCCCCGGACGCCGCCTGATTATTTGCGCGCGGACCACCGCCGCCGACACTGGGGCGACCACCTCCACCGCCGCCCCCGTCCCGTCCGGCGATGCGCTGAACCGGGGTTGGCTTGATCGCGGGACGGCTTTCGGCATTCACGGGCAGCACTAGCCGGAAGCCGATGTGGAAGAATGGGCCATCGGCATCGCTCAGGCCGGTGACCGGGTCGGGCCCACGGTAATAGGACGGGTCACGGTTGGAAACACGGCTATGGCCGAACTCCCCATTAAACCAACTGCCGCCGCGCATACACCGGTACGGTTTGCCATCCTGCATGGGGCTGCCGGTGGCCGGACCGGGCGGGTTGGTGATGGGACCATAGGCATAATAATTGCGCTCATACCATTCCGTGCACCATTGCCAGACGTTGCCGGCCATGTCGTAAAGGCCATAGCCATTCGCGCCGTTTGCGGTCTGGTACGTCTCCGCTTCCCCCGGCCAATCGAAGTCGGCTTTGCGGTGCAATTTCCCGTTGAAGAAACCAACCGGAGTCGTCAGGGCGTTCGCTCCCATGCGCCAGGCCTGGCCGGGCGGACCGGAAGCCGCCTTGTATCCGGGCGGCGGTGACGTGGGGCGCGAGCCGGCGCGAAACGGATTCTTCGACTCCGGCACATTGGCCTTGGCCGGGTCGGCCTCGTTGCCCCACGGATAATTGTAATACGGATTCTGCTGGCCACCGCGCCCGGCATATTCCCATTCGGGCTCCGTTGGCAGGCGGAAGCCGCTCCGGTTAAAATCGCAATCCCAGGTGCTGGTATTATAGCACGCCGGCAACCCTTTCTGCGCACTCAGCCAGTTGCAATACACCGCCGCACCGGCCCAGCGCACGCAGACCATGGGATGGCTTTCTTTCTTATCGAGCACGGAGAATTGTCTGCCGTCCCAGCCGATCCGGCTCGACGGGGCAGACACGCGCGTATCGCAGAGCAGATCGCTGCCGCCCGCGAGGAACACGCCGCCATTGCGCACCTCCACCAGTTTTTTGGCCAGGGCCGCATTGAGGAACTCGCAATACTCCCGGGTGGTGACGTCATAGATGCCCATGTAATAGGCATCGAGATAGACCTTGTGCAGCGGCAGCTCATCGCTGCCATGCTTGGGATCCACAAAGCCATGATGATCCCCCATCTCGAACGAGCCGGCAGGAATAAGGACCATGCCGGCAGGAGTTCCAGCAGCGGCAACACGCAGGCTGGGCAGCCAAAGGGAGCCTGCGGCGGCCAAAGTCAGCATCAATACTTTCATTTTCATATCCCTACTAGACACCCGCATTGTTAAGCGCATATTTCAAAACAACCGGAAAATTGTTAAGAGTATGTTAATCAGAGTCGCAGGCCGACGCAGCCTTGAAAGCAGACTTTACATTTAGACGTCTAAATGTAAAGCGTGGCTACACCCTTACACAGGTTCGTTTGGTAAACAGTTCCAGAACAAAACCAAGGTTCTTCGCTGTTTTCAGTCGAACAGGTTGTTCTCTCGGCGCCTTAACTTTTTCAATCATCCCCAACGGGGATGTGACCTTCAGCCCAAGGTTGGTTCGCGCTGAGGGATAGGGGACGCGAACCTACCTTGGGTATGGGGTTACGGTCTCTCCAACTCCAACGGAGTTGTGGCAGGACTAACCAACAGCCATTGTTTCCCTCCCCAGTTCATCGTTTCAACAGCGGATTTAACGACCCACGGTTCGATTTCGGGAGGCCACAACTCCGTTGGAGTTGGTTCCAATCGATGGGCTTATCCCCAGGGTTAAATCACCGCCTTTTTGCCCCCGGCGATTTTACCCTGGGCTGGAGGTCGAAACACCGTTGGTGTTTAGCAGCCGCCATCGGGTCTCGTCAAACGAGTGCTGGAAAAACGCCGCGTTTCAACGTGAAAAGCGAGCCGGCCACAAACCGCGTGATTCCGGCTTCGGCATTCGGCATTCGGTATTCTTTCGGTTTTCGGCCCTCGGATTTCGGATTTGGCTGGCCCCCGATTCCATTCAAAATAGTGAGGAGCCAATATGTTTATTATGTTTCTCCAGCCGAGTTACGAGCGCGACTCTGAACTGGTTTACTTTGCATCGCTGCGCACAAGGCGGACAAAGTTGTAAATGCGGACGACGTCGCCTTGCGGGCCGCGGCCGTGCGGGAACATGGCGGGATCGCCGCTCTTGGAATCGCTGCGCTGCGCGCCCGCACCATGCACATCCATCAACTGATAGCCGCCCGAACCGCCGGATGCAGACGGACCGGAGCCGTCCGACCGACCCGCCCCGGGACCACCGGGCGGTGGACCACCCTTGGCAAATCCTCCCGGTCCCGGCCCGCCAAAAGGCGGACCACCCATGCCGGCACCCTGCGGAACTGTCCCCCGGTTCCCTTGCGGGCCGTTCATGCCGCGCGGCTGCATCCAGCCGGTCGCCCGGCCAAAGGCGACATAAACGGCGGCACCGCCCTGGCGGTCGGGGGGACCATCCAGATGAGTTGTGCTGCTCCAGAAGAACGGATATTCGCCATCGTTGAGTTTCGTGGCCTGAAAGAGCGGGGAGATGGCGGGTGACTGCGTGACGGCGGGCGCGCGGGAATAATCCACGATGCTCTGGAGCTCCTTGGCATTGGGCAAACGCCAATCATGGTGACCAAGATATTTTTCAGCGTTCTTTTTCTGCACCCAGGCCAGCGCCTCCTGCCAGTTCAACCCGTTACCACTATCGGCTTGTGACCACGTCAGGCCGGTGGCGCGATCAGTGATCGTGCCATCGCCGTTGTCGTGGAAATCATTGAGGCCATAAGCCGGGTTGCCACGCACGTAACGGACGTGCATCTGGGCAACCCGTCCGTTGGGAAACGACTTGGGATATCCCTTGATGCGTCCATCGGCGAAATTAACGCCAAAGACGCTCGTGGGACGGTTATTCAACGTCTTGCCAAGGTATTGCGTGGCGGACCAATCCTGGCAATCAATAATGCGGACGCCGGTGGATTCGTCGCCATAAGCGAAATCGAAATACTTGGTGTCCAGGTACGGTCGGGAATTGGCCACGGTGCCGGCACAACCGCCATTGAAATTGATGAGCGAATACAGTTCCTTGATGGTCGGCATGCGCCAATCGGTGTGACCGCCCACCCGACAGGCCGCCGCCCCGGCGACGGCATCCTCCCAGGCCAACTTTTGGCCGCGCGCCTTCACCCAGGTCAGGCCCGTATTCAGATCGCTGACGGTGCCATCGCCGTTGTCCTTATAACTCGGCGCCAGTCCCGGATGCTGGGCGTCCTGACCGTAAAACGGCTGGCCCGGCTGCGGGGGCGCAATCTCGCCCTGATTATGGTAGCACTTGGTCTGACCGGTGCCGACAATGGCGTAGGGTTGGACGGCACCGAGATTGCCGAGGGCCATGAACGCGAACAGGAGAGCAAGTTGAGGTTTCATTGGATTGCGCCAACGCGCACGAGCCGCACGAAGTTATAAATGCGGATGACATCACCTTGTGGACCGCGACCATGCGGGAACATGGCGGGATCGCCGCTCTTGGGATCGCTGCGCTGGGCCCCGGCACCGTGGACATCCACGTAATGATAGTCACCAGCCTGACCACCTGAGGCTGGAGACTGAAAGCCGGAAGCTGGAGGCCCACCGGGACCGCGCCCCTGGGCACCCGGACCGCCGAAGCCGGGACCGCCCGGGCCACCACCGCCCTTGCGAAGTCCGCCACTGCCCGGACCACCGCGCCCCTCCGGAGGACCACCCGCCATGGCCCGCGATGACATCCAACCGGCCGCCCGCCCGAACGCGACATACATGGCGGCGCCACCGCCCTGGAAACCGGCGTGAGTCGTCGCCGACCAGTAGAACGGGTAGTCGGCCTGGCGGGTTTCGTTGGTGAACGACGTGCAGGTGAAGACCGGATCAATCGCGGCCGAGTGACTGGTGTCGGGCGAGCGGGTGTAATCCACGAGGCTTTGCAATTCCTTCACGCTGGGCATCCGCCAATCGTTATGGCCCAAGTATTTCTCCGCGTTATTTTGTTGCACCCAGGCCAGGGCTTCCTGCCAGTTCATTCCGCGCACGCTATCGCTTTTCGACCACATCAAACCGGTGGCACGGTCGGTGATGGTGCCGTCGCCGTTATCATGAAAGTCGTTCTGGCCATACTTCGGATTGCCACGCACGCACGTGACAAAAAACGTTTTCTCCGTGCCGCCGCCCGGCATGAACAGATCGTAGCCCTTGATGCGTCCATCAGCGAAGTTGACACCAAAAAGTTTATCGAACCCGCGCGCCCCCTTGCCGACATACCGGGTGCTGGACGCGTATTGCGAATCAATGACGCGCTCCCCGCTGCTCGTGTTCCCGTAGGCGAACTTAAAGAACTTCGTATCGAGGTAGGGCGTGAGCCGCGAGGTATCGGCGTCCATGGGTCCGCTGGGATCGGTGCCGCGGGCGTCGAAAAGCGAATATTGCTCCTTGATGGTGGGCAGGCGCCAGTCATCGAACCCGCCGAACCGGGCGGCATTGAGTTTGGCGGGGAGGGCTTGGGCCTGGGCCAAGGTCAGTTTATCAGCGCGGTTGAGGATGCCGTTGCCATCGGTATCCGGGCTGCGCTGCCAGGTCAGGCCGGTGACGTTATCGCGAACGGTCAGGCCATCGGCGCTGAGGGTGTAACTGGCCGGATGGGTTTTAAACTGGGCGTCCTGACCATAGAATGGCTGACCCGGTTTCGGCGGGGAAATCTCGCTGCGGTTGTCGTAACACTTAGTCTGGCCGGTATCCACGATGGGATAAGGAAGGGCGGCAGCCAGGCTGGTTGCCAAAGTAATGATGAAAAATGAGGGTAAAACTTTCATTGCTGGTGATGATTACCTGAATCCTGACCAAAACCAAGAGCGGCGACATACGAGTCGCCGCTCTTGCACGTGCTAATTATTGCTCCAAGGGCGGACGTTGCGGACCACCTTGGCCACCTTGACCGCCGCCAGGGCCGCCTTGACCACCGGGACCACCACGGCGTCCTTGTCCACCTTGACCACCAGGTCCATCCTGTCCACCGGGGCCACCCATACCGGGGCCGCCTTGGCCACCAGGTCCACCAGAATGCATACCAGGGCCGCCCTGCCCGCCAGGACCACCTTGGCCACCCTGCCCACCGCGCATGGGCGGACGCATGGTTTTCATTTTCTCCAGTTGCTCAGGGGTAAGGATCTTCTCCAGCTTCGCCTTCACCTCGGCTTCGAGATCCGCGATCTGCTTTTGCTGATCTGCCGTCAGGTTCAACTGCTCCGCCGCGCGCGGCGGGATGATCCGGAATCCGGTCTGGCCACCAGGCGTGCCAGGGCCACCTTCACGACCGGGAGGCCGTTGCCCTTCCGGGCGTTGGTTATTGTCTTGCGCCGTCAGGAGGCACGTGGAAGCGCCGAGCGCCAGCGCGAGGAGGATCGTTTTCGTTTTCATATTTTTTGCTTTCTTGGTTTACTGAGTTTTCCCCGCGCCCGCCGACTGCATCGCCTCGATGCAGTAAAGATTCCGGTTCGAGCGCAGAAAGAGTTGCCGACCTGCAATCGCAGGCGTGGCATTGAAATCAGAATCGTCACCCGCGAGTTTGTTTTGAGCGATCACGGAAAATTCCGGTTTGGCGGCGAAGAGCACCACCCCGTTGCGCCGGCTGGTGGCGTAAAGATTGCCGTTGGCAAGGACCACCGAGGCGTAGTAAGGCCGCCCCCCACGATTACTATCGGATGCGCCCGACAAGCGTTCCTTGAAAATCACCTCGCCGGACTTGGCATTGAGGCAAACGGCGAACCCCTGATCGCTGGCAAAATACAACCGGCCTTCATGCAGAACCGGCGAAGGCACATAGGAGCTGGTGCTGCTGCGCCAGAGGACGTTGGACTCCGTCACATCCCCCTTGCCGCCGGTGCGAACTGCCACGGCACCAAGCTGGGGAAAACCGCCCAAGGCATAGGCGACTCCGTCACCCACCACCATTGTGGGTGAAACATTGCCGGGCAGGCGGCTTTGCGCGAACCAACGGAGCTTGCCGGTGTTCGGGTTCATCCCCCAGACTTCGCCGGGCGCAGAAATCAGCAGGTCCGATTGTCCGTCCGCGCGTGGGGCCAACACCGGCATGTTAAAACAGAGTTCCAGGGTGCTTGCTTCGGCCTTCCAGACCTCTTTCCCGGTCAGCTTATCCAAGGCGCGGATGGAACGGCTTTCATCGGCGGCGTTCACGATCACCAGATTCTGGAAAAGCATGGGGCTGGCTCCCGAACCCCAGCGGCGGTTGCTGGAGAGCTTGCCCACATTCACTTTCCACAGTTCCTTGCCATTCAGGTCAAAGGCCAGCACGCCGGTCTTGCCGAAGAACACGTACACCCGCTCTCCATCCGTCACCGGGGTGCTGCTGGCGTAGCCGTGCTCGGTGATAAAGCCGCTATAGGTATCTTCCGGCAATTCGGCGGGAACCGCCTTATCCCAGACTATCTTGCCGTCTTCACGGGCGAGGCAGATCAGATGACGCTGAAGTTGATCCGGTCCGCCTCCGCTGGCACCTTGGCCGTACCCGGTGTAGCAGGTGATAAACACGCGGTTGCCCGAAACAATGGGGCTGGAGGAGCCAGGGCCGGGTAGGGCCGTCCGCCAGCGCAGGTTTTGCGATTCACTCCAGGTGGTGGGCGGCTTGGCATCCGACGCGGCGATGCCAGCCCCATTCGGACCCCGAAACTGCGACCAGTCAGCGTCCGCCAGCAGGGAAACCCCCGTCATCCCCATCAGCCCGATTCCCAGAATGTTCGTCATTCGTTTCATATCGTTACGAGTTAATAGACACCGGCAATGTTAAGGCATTATTTGGATACCAAGGGAAAATTGTTAAGGAATGGTAAAATTTGATGAATTCTGTGCCGGATGGTGGATAAAACCGCCGCCACCATATCATTTGTGGGGCTGCGAGGGACAATAGTAATTGCCCGACAGATATTCTAATGGATTGCCCGGACAGTCGAGATAGGGAAAAAGACCTCTTCACCCCAACACGGTTAAGCCGAAGTCCATCCAGCTTTCCTGACAGTGTCCCGCAATTCGGTTTCCAAGGAGGCGAAGGCAGATAAGCGTCGAAGCGGACTGAAGTCTTCAATCAGTTCAGCGAGACGATAACAGGATCGTACGGCAGAGAACTTTTTTAACCGGCGGGGAGACAGTTCAGTTGCCGACTTAAGCAAGTTGTGAAGGTCTTGTTTTGGATCAGGGAGCGATTCGATGACTGAGAGTGTCGGCAAAGAAAGTTCTATGCCTCCAGCAGGGTTACCGGCGGCACGCCGAATAGCCAACTCATCGAAAAGAAGCCATGCCTCAGTCATGCGAACCGGTACAACACACACGTAAGGTTTGCAGGCAAGTGGCGACGGCGATAAACGCTTAACGGCCTGATGGATTTCGCTTAAACGTTTCTCGCGAGACTCTCTTTCCGCATCGCGATGGACGAACAGAAGCTCACAGGGATAGAGGTCAAGCGCTCGGGTAATCTTGTCTTCGAGGCAGGTTGGTGGTTTGGGCAGTTGACGAAGATCCGCCCAAGCAGGCTCGATGGCTCTGTCAACACCGTTTTTGATCAGTAACCAGCGA comes from Verrucomicrobiota bacterium and encodes:
- a CDS encoding SUMF1/EgtB/PvdO family nonheme iron enzyme translates to MKVLMLTLAAAGSLWLPSLRVAAAGTPAGMVLIPAGSFEMGDHHGFVDPKHGSDELPLHKVYLDAYYMGIYDVTTREYCEFLNAALAKKLVEVRNGGVFLAGGSDLLCDTRVSAPSSRIGWDGRQFSVLDKKESHPMVCVRWAGAAVYCNWLSAQKGLPACYNTSTWDCDFNRSGFRLPTEPEWEYAGRGGQQNPYYNYPWGNEADPAKANVPESKNPFRAGSRPTSPPPGYKAASGPPGQAWRMGANALTTPVGFFNGKLHRKADFDWPGEAETYQTANGANGYGLYDMAGNVWQWCTEWYERNYYAYGPITNPPGPATGSPMQDGKPYRCMRGGSWFNGEFGHSRVSNRDPSYYRGPDPVTGLSDADGPFFHIGFRLVLPVNAESRPAIKPTPVQRIAGRDGGGGGGGRPSVGGGGPRANNQAASGDERPARAGQGGGGGAGGQSGFRLLPPRAQEQLNLTADQQKQLMDLETEAKAKLDKILTPDQQQLMKQMRSPQRSEGANNSSPAPSQGTPAPRTEVQPPDRADTGVIIRKPSASFMLRSPAMTDGGTMPKEFTGDGEGATPPLEWSGAPAGTKSFALIMHHTNRGQTMSYWILYNIPANLKSLPKAVKGIGTLGVSTRGNHAAYSPPHSGGPGARTYVFTVYALSAPPQLNSKSDVTYETLLAAIKDNILATADLSVSHTRYTVGETSEAAGQNSPRQTAPAQRGMERPTDANLDNQPAPPDNQAGGQRAERQVAQVGQGAPNGEGRRSAPGGQGGAGGGERRGGGGRMAEHNKTPASPNPGQTVGVFINSPKAYNGYTLLAPKHNTNIFLINNAGQILHQWHSQYYPGQSVYLKPNGNLLHPCMTRNRSFTGGGEGGRIEEYDWDGKLLWEFPYATDKYQQHHDIAPLPNGNILMLVVEKKTAAECIAAGWPAETAQGAELYPDGVVEIQPVYPNGGKVVWEWRVWDHMVQNFEKTKPNYGDPSAHPERIAIRGGRGGPNGFWNHANSIAYNAQLDQVCVSARGQSEIWFIDHSTTSQEAAGHSGGKHGQGGDLIYRWGNPGAYGRGSERESQLNQQHDGEWIPEGYPGAGHVTIFNNGYNRGYSSIEEIVPPLDARGRYILEPGKPFGPEKTFWHYEAPNRTDFFSSEISGAHRLPNGNTLICAGVIGHLFEVTPSGERVWQYVNPATRYGTLAQGELPGVDTRGHLFNAVFKAHRYAPDYAAFKGRDLTPKGPIELPASMKGKTGLDQANAVPGERPAEMGGRNGQGGQGGPGVSGQGGGRRPGGPGRQGSGNPPSGDGPPSPRQRNDSPLL
- a CDS encoding DUF1566 domain-containing protein, translated to MKPQLALLFAFMALGNLGAVQPYAIVGTGQTKCYHNQGEIAPPQPGQPFYGQDAQHPGLAPSYKDNGDGTVSDLNTGLTWVKARGQKLAWEDAVAGAAACRVGGHTDWRMPTIKELYSLINFNGGCAGTVANSRPYLDTKYFDFAYGDESTGVRIIDCQDWSATQYLGKTLNNRPTSVFGVNFADGRIKGYPKSFPNGRVAQMHVRYVRGNPAYGLNDFHDNGDGTITDRATGLTWSQADSGNGLNWQEALAWVQKKNAEKYLGHHDWRLPNAKELQSIVDYSRAPAVTQSPAISPLFQATKLNDGEYPFFWSSTTHLDGPPDRQGGAAVYVAFGRATGWMQPRGMNGPQGNRGTVPQGAGMGGPPFGGPGPGGFAKGGPPPGGPGAGRSDGSGPSASGGSGGYQLMDVHGAGAQRSDSKSGDPAMFPHGRGPQGDVVRIYNFVRLVRSDAK
- a CDS encoding DUF1566 domain-containing protein; protein product: MKVLPSFFIITLATSLAAALPYPIVDTGQTKCYDNRSEISPPKPGQPFYGQDAQFKTHPASYTLSADGLTVRDNVTGLTWQRSPDTDGNGILNRADKLTLAQAQALPAKLNAARFGGFDDWRLPTIKEQYSLFDARGTDPSGPMDADTSRLTPYLDTKFFKFAYGNTSSGERVIDSQYASSTRYVGKGARGFDKLFGVNFADGRIKGYDLFMPGGGTEKTFFVTCVRGNPKYGQNDFHDNGDGTITDRATGLMWSKSDSVRGMNWQEALAWVQQNNAEKYLGHNDWRMPSVKELQSLVDYTRSPDTSHSAAIDPVFTCTSFTNETRQADYPFYWSATTHAGFQGGGAAMYVAFGRAAGWMSSRAMAGGPPEGRGGPGSGGLRKGGGGPGGPGFGGPGAQGRGPGGPPASGFQSPASGGQAGDYHYVDVHGAGAQRSDPKSGDPAMFPHGRGPQGDVIRIYNFVRLVRVGAIQ
- a CDS encoding PQQ-binding-like beta-propeller repeat protein; this encodes MKRMTNILGIGLMGMTGVSLLADADWSQFRGPNGAGIAASDAKPPTTWSESQNLRWRTALPGPGSSSPIVSGNRVFITCYTGYGQGASGGGPDQLQRHLICLAREDGKIVWDKAVPAELPEDTYSGFITEHGYASSTPVTDGERVYVFFGKTGVLAFDLNGKELWKVNVGKLSSNRRWGSGASPMLFQNLVIVNAADESRSIRALDKLTGKEVWKAEASTLELCFNMPVLAPRADGQSDLLISAPGEVWGMNPNTGKLRWFAQSRLPGNVSPTMVVGDGVAYALGGFPQLGAVAVRTGGKGDVTESNVLWRSSTSSYVPSPVLHEGRLYFASDQGFAVCLNAKSGEVIFKERLSGASDSNRGGRPYYASVVLANGNLYATSRRNGVVLFAAKPEFSVIAQNKLAGDDSDFNATPAIAGRQLFLRSNRNLYCIEAMQSAGAGKTQ